One Clavibacter zhangzhiyongii genomic region harbors:
- a CDS encoding DUF308 domain-containing protein — protein sequence MEREAAVSEDELTFRAAYWPVLLLRALPALALAAFITFSSDHSPALGLAAFGVFAIVSGLITAGLGARALRGPAAGLRTSAVVQGALTIVAGVAALLARDGGVLVLLYVVSVWAVVTGFLELVAGLRSRGRVPGASDAITAGALTVVLAVAFLLVPPDLVVQYGGVEQREGQLTAPVVAVGLLGAYAAIVGVFLVIAALSMKWGTSTPTATSAADAPRTTESAS from the coding sequence ATGGAGAGAGAGGCCGCTGTGTCCGAGGACGAGCTGACGTTCCGGGCGGCGTACTGGCCCGTCCTCCTGCTGCGCGCACTGCCCGCGCTGGCGCTCGCCGCGTTCATCACCTTCTCCAGCGACCACTCGCCGGCCCTCGGCCTCGCCGCCTTCGGCGTCTTCGCGATCGTCTCCGGTCTGATCACCGCCGGCCTCGGCGCCCGCGCCCTCCGCGGCCCGGCCGCGGGCCTCCGCACGAGCGCCGTCGTCCAGGGCGCCCTCACGATCGTGGCCGGTGTCGCGGCGCTGCTGGCGCGCGACGGCGGCGTGCTCGTGCTCCTCTACGTCGTGAGCGTCTGGGCCGTCGTCACCGGCTTCCTCGAGCTCGTCGCCGGCCTGCGCTCGCGCGGCCGCGTGCCGGGCGCCAGCGATGCGATCACGGCCGGCGCGCTCACCGTCGTCCTCGCCGTCGCGTTCCTCCTCGTGCCGCCGGACCTCGTCGTCCAGTACGGCGGCGTCGAGCAGCGCGAGGGCCAGCTCACCGCGCCCGTCGTGGCCGTGGGCCTCCTGGGCGCCTACGCGGCGATCGTCGGGGTCTTCCTGGTCATCGCCGCACTGAGCATGAAATGGGGCACCTCCACGCCCACCGCGACCTCCGCGGCGGACGCCCCCCGAACGACCGAGAGCGCGAGCTGA
- the ppgK gene encoding polyphosphate--glucose phosphotransferase, with translation MSQPETPPRPSSESGRPVGGFIPVDRAVVAAPEGAEAALAHRDRLALGIDIGGTTLKAGIVDVTTGIRLTERMTVAKPVGGEPEDIADVIAEIVLALTPDEDLPVGVGVPGIVRDGIVRSSAHISDRWLGMDARTAIRERSGIDVLTVNDADAAGVAELEYGVLQGRGGLVILTTLGTGIGTALLHDGKLIPNSELGHVHIDGGDYEMQAAFSAVRREGITFEAWAARLERYYRHLESIMSPDLIVVGGAAAHEFARFEGFLRLDTEIIAASRGNDAGLVGAALLAHRAGVAPD, from the coding sequence GTGTCCCAGCCCGAGACCCCGCCGCGGCCTTCCTCCGAGAGCGGACGGCCCGTCGGCGGCTTCATCCCGGTCGACCGCGCCGTCGTCGCCGCCCCCGAGGGCGCGGAGGCCGCGCTCGCGCACCGCGACCGGCTCGCGCTCGGCATCGACATCGGCGGGACCACGCTCAAGGCGGGGATCGTGGACGTGACAACGGGGATCCGGCTCACCGAGCGCATGACGGTCGCCAAGCCCGTCGGCGGCGAGCCCGAGGACATCGCCGACGTCATCGCCGAGATCGTGCTCGCGCTCACGCCGGACGAGGACCTGCCCGTGGGGGTCGGCGTCCCCGGCATCGTGCGGGACGGCATCGTCCGCTCCTCCGCGCACATCTCCGACCGCTGGCTGGGCATGGACGCGCGCACCGCGATCCGCGAGCGCAGCGGGATCGACGTGCTGACCGTCAACGACGCCGACGCGGCGGGCGTGGCCGAGCTCGAGTACGGGGTGCTGCAGGGACGCGGCGGCTTGGTGATCCTCACGACGCTCGGCACCGGGATCGGCACCGCGCTCCTGCACGACGGGAAGCTGATCCCGAACAGCGAGCTCGGCCACGTCCACATCGACGGCGGCGACTACGAGATGCAGGCGGCGTTCTCCGCGGTGCGCCGCGAGGGCATCACGTTCGAGGCGTGGGCGGCACGGCTCGAGAGGTACTACCGCCACCTCGAGTCGATCATGTCGCCCGACCTGATCGTGGTCGGCGGCGCGGCCGCGCACGAGTTCGCGCGGTTCGAGGGGTTCCTGCGCCTCGACACGGAGATCATCGCGGCCAGCCGGGGCAACGACGCCGGGCTCGTCGGGGCCGCGCTGCTCGCGCACCGGGCGGGCGTCGCGCCGGACTGA